In one window of Desulfonatronum thioautotrophicum DNA:
- the mutY gene encoding A/G-specific adenine glycosylase, whose protein sequence is MVDQQSFSKPLLDWFADYARDLPWRTTYDPYQVWISEVMLQQTQMDRVVGYFQRWTSKFPDVHALAAAPEDTVLAAWEGLGYYTRARNLLRASRFVVDNLSGILPHDYATWLSLPGVGPYTAAAVCAIAYNQPHAVVDANVSRVLARVLDLDTPVKERPTAVFIAEQALALTPPGQARYFSQALMELGALVCLPRRPRCSSCPLHDVCEARRLDIVLERPVPAKAVAYIPIDVATGILMAQGLIYIQKRPVTGVWAGLWEFPGGTIEGAETPEQTLVREYMEETGFTINNLRKLTVVRHGYTKYRVALHCYCCRLADDRPQPPPILTAAQEYRWVKPEILDQFAFPAGHRKLIDLTFTTREMPCRR, encoded by the coding sequence GTGGTTGATCAGCAGTCATTTTCAAAGCCCCTGCTGGACTGGTTCGCGGATTATGCCCGGGACCTGCCCTGGAGAACAACGTATGATCCCTACCAGGTCTGGATTTCCGAGGTCATGCTCCAGCAAACCCAGATGGATCGGGTGGTGGGGTATTTTCAGCGCTGGACGTCCAAATTTCCCGACGTCCACGCCCTGGCAGCGGCTCCGGAGGACACGGTGCTCGCTGCCTGGGAGGGACTCGGCTACTACACCCGCGCCCGCAATCTCCTTCGGGCCTCCCGTTTTGTTGTGGACAACCTTTCCGGAATTCTGCCCCACGATTATGCCACATGGTTGTCGCTGCCCGGAGTGGGGCCGTACACCGCGGCCGCGGTCTGCGCCATAGCCTACAATCAGCCCCATGCCGTGGTGGATGCCAACGTGAGCCGGGTTTTGGCCCGGGTGCTTGACCTGGATACCCCGGTCAAGGAGCGCCCCACAGCTGTATTTATTGCTGAACAGGCCTTGGCCCTGACCCCACCGGGCCAAGCCCGGTATTTCAGCCAGGCTCTGATGGAACTCGGTGCCCTGGTGTGTCTGCCGCGCAGACCGCGCTGCTCCTCCTGTCCGCTGCACGATGTCTGCGAGGCTCGCCGCCTGGACATCGTCCTGGAACGCCCGGTCCCGGCCAAGGCCGTGGCCTACATCCCCATCGACGTGGCCACCGGTATACTGATGGCCCAGGGATTGATCTACATCCAAAAGCGGCCCGTCACCGGGGTCTGGGCTGGATTATGGGAGTTTCCCGGTGGAACCATTGAAGGCGCGGAAACGCCTGAACAGACTCTTGTCCGGGAATACATGGAAGAAACCGGTTTTACGATCAATAATCTGCGCAAACTTACGGTGGTTCGCCACGGCTACACCAAATACCGGGTCGCATTGCACTGCTATTGTTGCCGCCTGGCCGACGACCGTCCACAACCGCCTCCAATCCTCACCGCAGCCCAGGAATACCGCTGGGTCAAGCCCGAGATACTGGACCAGTTCGCCTTCCCCGCCGGCCACCGCAAGCTCATCGACCTGACCTTCACAACACGTGAGATGCCCTGTCGCAGATAA
- the ileS gene encoding isoleucine--tRNA ligase, translated as MTEYKKTLNLPQTSFPMRANLSQNEPKMLAFWEDNNAYETMIASNADASTFVLHDGPPYANGHIHLGTALNKVLKDIIVKSRNMQGVRAEYVPGWDCHGLPIELKVEQEFKLKQKSVSTLEIRARCREYAQKYLDIQREEFKRLGVLGTWDNPYLTMKPAYEAATARELAKFMAKGAVVRNKKPVHWCCSCETALAEAEVEYGEHGSPSIYVAFPMDDTRLDKVFPSLGDGPTSIVIWTTTPWTIPDNMAVAVHPEFSYSLVLADGAHFVLAEELVPRLREIFGWKDVEVLASVPGQRLEGLSAKHPFYDRPSPIVLADYVTLEAGTGCVHTAPGHGRDDYETGLRYGLETLSPLDDRGCFFSQTELVGGLNVFQANPEVIRILEENGRLLAQEKITHSYPHCWRCSKPVIFRATMQWFISMQVDDLRGKALHEIDEKVRWIPGWGRERIHNMIANRPDWCISRQRNWGVPIVALICKGCGHTYTDSEWVFSVVERFADHERGADYWFEATLDEVVPSGLTCPECASASWEKEDDILDVWFDSGTSFAAVLEQRAECAFPADLYLEGSDQHRGWFHSSLLAAVGTRGTAPYKAVLTHGYVVDANGRKMSKSVGNVVAPQEIIKQYGAEILRLWVASEDYQDDVRISSETLNRLVDAYRRIRNTCRFLLGNLYDFHPEEHAVPVDSLLPLDRFALDLINRRHARMVQAYDQYEFHKVFHTLHNLCVTDLSSFYLDIVKDRLYVSTADGLARRSAQTVLWRTLETLLADMAPILSFTAEEIYQHLPENVRGKSPSVFGLRFQSADKPAAAANFAPMGEEQRQAWETVIRVRAEVTKAIEPVRKSGVVGHSLDTQVMLFAHDDLLEVLQPLSSMLREVFIVSKVDVFPESEAPVARDTNGTTGIYVSEEVNGLTITVAPAPGLKCPRCWVYSEELGTADDAVCPRCQDALEGR; from the coding sequence ATGACCGAATATAAAAAAACCTTGAACCTGCCCCAAACTTCCTTTCCCATGCGCGCCAATTTGAGCCAGAATGAGCCCAAGATGTTGGCTTTTTGGGAAGATAATAACGCCTATGAGACAATGATCGCTTCCAATGCAGATGCGTCGACCTTTGTCTTGCACGATGGACCGCCTTATGCAAACGGGCACATTCACCTGGGTACGGCGCTGAACAAGGTTCTCAAGGATATCATCGTCAAGTCCCGGAACATGCAGGGGGTGCGTGCGGAGTACGTGCCTGGCTGGGATTGTCACGGCCTGCCCATTGAATTGAAGGTGGAGCAGGAGTTTAAATTGAAGCAGAAGTCCGTTTCCACCCTGGAGATTCGGGCTCGATGTCGGGAGTATGCCCAGAAATACCTGGACATCCAGCGCGAGGAGTTCAAGCGCTTGGGCGTGCTGGGGACCTGGGATAACCCGTATCTGACCATGAAGCCGGCTTACGAGGCGGCTACAGCCCGGGAGCTGGCCAAGTTTATGGCCAAAGGGGCGGTAGTCCGCAACAAGAAGCCGGTACATTGGTGCTGTTCCTGTGAAACGGCTCTGGCCGAAGCCGAGGTGGAGTATGGCGAGCACGGCTCACCTTCCATCTACGTGGCCTTTCCAATGGATGACACTCGGTTGGACAAGGTGTTTCCAAGTCTTGGAGACGGCCCCACGTCCATCGTGATCTGGACAACCACGCCGTGGACCATTCCGGACAACATGGCCGTGGCCGTGCACCCGGAGTTCAGTTACTCCCTGGTGCTGGCCGATGGAGCGCATTTTGTTCTGGCCGAGGAGCTGGTCCCGCGGTTGCGCGAAATCTTTGGTTGGAAGGACGTCGAAGTATTGGCCAGCGTGCCTGGACAGCGCCTGGAAGGGTTGAGTGCGAAACATCCTTTTTATGATCGTCCCTCCCCCATTGTTCTCGCGGACTACGTTACCCTGGAAGCAGGGACCGGTTGCGTGCACACCGCTCCGGGACATGGTCGGGACGACTATGAAACCGGCTTGCGCTATGGCTTGGAAACCCTGTCTCCCCTGGATGACCGGGGCTGTTTTTTCTCTCAGACCGAACTGGTCGGCGGCTTGAACGTCTTTCAGGCCAATCCAGAGGTTATCCGCATACTTGAAGAAAATGGGCGTTTATTGGCCCAGGAGAAGATCACCCACTCCTATCCCCACTGCTGGCGGTGCTCCAAGCCGGTGATTTTTCGGGCCACCATGCAGTGGTTCATTTCCATGCAGGTGGACGATTTGCGCGGCAAGGCTCTGCATGAAATCGACGAGAAGGTGCGTTGGATCCCGGGCTGGGGCCGGGAACGGATCCACAACATGATCGCCAACCGGCCGGACTGGTGTATCTCCCGACAACGCAACTGGGGAGTGCCCATCGTGGCCTTGATCTGCAAAGGGTGCGGCCATACCTATACGGATTCGGAATGGGTCTTTTCCGTTGTGGAGCGGTTCGCTGATCATGAACGGGGCGCGGATTATTGGTTTGAGGCCACCCTGGACGAGGTGGTTCCGTCCGGATTAACCTGTCCGGAATGTGCATCGGCTTCCTGGGAGAAGGAAGACGACATCCTGGATGTCTGGTTCGACTCCGGAACGAGTTTTGCCGCGGTCCTGGAGCAACGGGCTGAATGCGCCTTCCCGGCGGATCTCTACCTGGAGGGCTCGGATCAGCATCGTGGCTGGTTCCATAGCTCCCTCCTGGCCGCGGTGGGCACTCGGGGCACGGCTCCGTACAAGGCGGTCCTGACCCACGGCTACGTGGTGGACGCCAATGGCCGCAAGATGTCCAAGTCCGTGGGCAATGTCGTTGCCCCCCAGGAAATCATCAAGCAGTACGGCGCGGAAATCCTGCGGCTTTGGGTGGCTTCCGAGGACTATCAGGACGACGTTCGTATCTCCTCGGAAACCTTGAACCGCCTTGTAGACGCGTATCGTCGAATCCGAAATACCTGCCGTTTCCTGCTGGGCAACCTGTACGACTTCCATCCCGAAGAGCACGCCGTGCCTGTGGATAGTCTGTTGCCCCTGGATCGATTCGCCCTGGACCTGATCAATCGACGGCATGCCAGGATGGTCCAGGCTTACGACCAGTACGAGTTCCACAAGGTCTTCCATACGCTGCATAACTTGTGCGTTACAGACCTCAGTTCCTTTTATCTGGATATTGTCAAGGATCGTTTGTACGTGTCCACGGCAGACGGGTTGGCCAGGCGTTCGGCCCAGACCGTGCTCTGGAGAACCCTGGAGACGCTACTGGCGGATATGGCCCCGATTCTGAGCTTCACCGCGGAGGAAATCTATCAGCATCTGCCTGAGAACGTCCGCGGAAAATCCCCCAGTGTATTCGGACTGCGATTCCAGTCGGCGGACAAGCCGGCTGCCGCAGCGAATTTCGCACCTATGGGTGAAGAACAACGCCAAGCCTGGGAAACCGTAATTCGCGTCCGGGCGGAGGTCACCAAGGCCATTGAGCCGGTGCGCAAGTCCGGAGTCGTGGGGCACTCCCTGGATACGCAGGTAATGCTTTTCGCCCACGACGACCTCCTGGAGGTGCTCCAACCCCTGAGCTCAATGCTCAGGGAGGTGTTTATCGTCTCCAAGGTCGATGTGTTTCCTGAAAGTGAGGCACCCGTTGCAAGAGACACCAATGGGACCACCGGCATCTATGTGAGTGAGGAGGTCAACGGATTGACGATCACCGTGGCCCCGGCTCCGGGCCTGAAGTGCCCTCGTTGCTGGGTCTATAGCGAAGAATTGGGCACGGCTGACGATGCGGTGTGTCCGCGTTGCCAGGACGCCCTGGAGGGTCGATGA
- the lspA gene encoding signal peptidase II produces the protein MAPRYRLVSILALLVLILDQVSKLWVVSVLPLWTSKTVIPGFFNLVHVLNKGAAFGFLSDMDAAWRPYFFLGVTALAVVLILHLLRTVPREDTVLFTALGLILGGALGNLVDRIRLGEVIDFLDFYIGQHHWPAFNVADIAISIGSVLLLVSVYRTRRYGLTPKDD, from the coding sequence ATGGCGCCTCGCTACCGCCTTGTTTCCATTCTGGCTTTGCTGGTGCTGATCCTGGACCAGGTTTCAAAGCTTTGGGTGGTCTCGGTGCTTCCACTGTGGACTTCCAAGACGGTCATCCCCGGCTTTTTCAATCTGGTGCATGTTTTGAACAAAGGGGCGGCGTTCGGATTTCTGAGTGATATGGATGCAGCTTGGCGACCGTATTTTTTCCTTGGCGTGACTGCGCTGGCCGTGGTGCTTATCCTGCATTTGCTGCGCACGGTCCCCCGCGAGGATACGGTTTTGTTTACAGCGCTAGGCTTGATTCTGGGTGGGGCCTTGGGCAATCTGGTGGACAGGATCCGGCTGGGGGAAGTCATCGATTTCCTGGATTTTTACATCGGCCAGCACCACTGGCCGGCATTCAATGTGGCGGATATCGCCATCAGTATCGGTTCCGTTTTGTTGCTGGTCTCGGTCTACAGAACCCGGCGCTACGGGCTTACACCCAAAGATGACTGA
- a CDS encoding PLD nuclease N-terminal domain-containing protein, producing MFDLPTSQLLLILAVLTLPILPNLWAIWHSFHADFATHQEKMVWIAVSVFVPVLGGMAYVIWGRKRARRKQ from the coding sequence ATGTTTGATCTGCCGACGTCACAACTGCTCTTGATTCTGGCGGTATTGACTTTGCCGATCCTGCCTAATTTATGGGCGATCTGGCATTCGTTTCATGCCGATTTTGCCACGCATCAGGAAAAGATGGTCTGGATCGCGGTCAGTGTTTTCGTGCCCGTGCTGGGCGGTATGGCCTACGTGATCTGGGGACGAAAACGAGCCCGGAGGAAACAATGA
- the ybgF gene encoding tol-pal system protein YbgF: MNYRLSILLLCLFMVSCVTTRTEMDTLSARVWDQDQQQRRLQGQLTALDQELTRLLTEMEGVSTPLRATQANLWAEVEALRIQTATMQGQMEELQRLLQGEGSGATGGHIADLGRQMAFLDRSVTMIASQLALDLGPRPGASIGGMAPMPDGAMDGPDQLVMVDPDVLMPGRPEPPAAPARTATADDPAQALYDLALQAFHERNYAQAQRMWQEFATTFPEHDLVSNALFWQGESFFQMQDYGQAILAYQDVISKHPGSNKFAASMLKQGASFFRLGKDRAGALVLEDLVDRFPDQPEAARAKNLLDEHRGR, from the coding sequence ATGAATTATCGTTTGAGTATTTTATTGCTATGCCTGTTCATGGTGTCCTGCGTGACGACCCGTACCGAGATGGATACCCTCTCCGCACGGGTCTGGGACCAGGATCAGCAACAGCGTCGACTTCAAGGCCAATTGACCGCTCTGGATCAGGAACTGACCCGGCTGCTCACGGAAATGGAAGGAGTGAGCACTCCGTTGCGGGCCACTCAGGCGAATCTCTGGGCCGAAGTTGAAGCCCTGCGCATCCAAACCGCCACCATGCAGGGACAGATGGAAGAATTGCAACGACTGCTCCAGGGGGAGGGTTCCGGAGCCACGGGAGGGCATATCGCCGATCTTGGTCGCCAAATGGCGTTTTTGGATCGTTCCGTGACCATGATCGCCAGCCAGCTCGCTCTGGATCTTGGGCCCAGGCCGGGAGCCTCCATCGGTGGAATGGCACCCATGCCGGATGGAGCGATGGACGGACCTGATCAACTTGTCATGGTCGACCCGGACGTGTTGATGCCGGGGCGTCCAGAGCCGCCCGCTGCCCCGGCCAGAACGGCCACCGCGGATGACCCGGCTCAGGCTCTCTATGACTTGGCCCTGCAGGCGTTTCACGAACGTAACTATGCCCAGGCACAGCGGATGTGGCAGGAATTCGCCACGACATTTCCCGAGCACGATCTGGTCTCCAATGCCTTGTTTTGGCAAGGGGAAAGTTTTTTTCAGATGCAGGACTACGGACAAGCCATTTTGGCGTACCAGGATGTGATCAGCAAACACCCTGGAAGCAATAAATTCGCTGCATCCATGCTCAAACAGGGAGCGTCCTTTTTTCGTTTGGGCAAGGACAGGGCCGGCGCATTGGTTCTCGAGGATCTGGTTGATCGTTTTCCGGATCAGCCAGAGGCCGCCCGGGCCAAGAACCTCTTGGATGAACATCGTGGACGCTAG
- a CDS encoding NIL domain-containing protein, with the protein MSKIKETICLTFPPEVSGQPVVCNLVRSHDLDFNILKARISPKQEGQMTLEIIGDRKQCRAGMRYLKELGVKITPVAQKIQRIEDSCVHCGLCTALCPTKALRMDLNSREVLFLREKCSACGLCTSLCPVRAMVLENENGIWEAIAEGA; encoded by the coding sequence ATGTCCAAAATCAAGGAAACCATCTGCCTGACCTTTCCTCCGGAAGTCTCCGGCCAACCAGTGGTCTGCAATCTGGTCCGGAGCCACGATCTGGATTTCAATATTCTCAAGGCCCGAATATCTCCGAAACAGGAAGGCCAGATGACTCTGGAGATTATCGGGGATCGCAAACAGTGTCGCGCGGGGATGCGTTATCTCAAGGAGTTGGGGGTGAAGATCACTCCTGTGGCCCAGAAGATTCAGCGGATCGAAGATTCCTGCGTCCATTGCGGTCTATGCACGGCCCTGTGCCCGACCAAGGCACTGCGGATGGACCTGAACAGCCGGGAAGTGTTGTTCTTACGCGAGAAATGCTCGGCTTGTGGCCTTTGCACCAGTTTGTGCCCTGTGCGGGCCATGGTTTTGGAAAACGAAAACGGTATTTGGGAGGCCATCGCGGAGGGTGCATGA
- a CDS encoding PilZ domain-containing protein, translated as MSEQKRTYSRVETFFSGRLRILAPGEENPLYQGCSGCEPAQGTALRPKGTNLPEPVLDFLETINAKLDMLLSLANRDHLESSFPVAVNIVEISGAGLIFTADREFALNDRLEVVLFLSQFPLQMAGALGRIHRRDDRAGRSAWAVDFTFIREQDREAIVRFVFQQQRERIRESKQWN; from the coding sequence ATGAGCGAACAGAAGCGGACCTATTCCAGGGTGGAGACCTTTTTTTCCGGACGACTCCGGATTCTCGCTCCCGGTGAGGAGAATCCTCTTTACCAGGGGTGCTCCGGGTGTGAGCCTGCCCAAGGAACGGCTTTGCGTCCCAAAGGAACGAATCTCCCGGAGCCGGTATTGGATTTTTTGGAAACCATCAACGCGAAACTGGACATGCTGTTGAGCCTGGCCAATCGGGACCACCTGGAAAGCTCCTTTCCTGTTGCCGTGAACATCGTGGAGATCAGCGGAGCCGGCTTGATTTTTACTGCGGACCGGGAGTTCGCATTGAACGATCGGCTGGAGGTGGTTCTTTTCCTTAGCCAATTTCCACTGCAAATGGCCGGCGCTTTGGGACGCATTCACCGTCGAGACGATCGGGCCGGGAGATCGGCCTGGGCCGTCGATTTTACGTTCATTCGCGAACAAGATCGAGAGGCCATCGTCCGTTTTGTTTTTCAGCAACAACGAGAGCGGATTCGGGAGAGCAAACAATGGAACTGA
- a CDS encoding MTH1187 family thiamine-binding protein has translation MSTESESMNVLAELSIFPMDKGESLAPFVARAVAIIQQSGQAYQFGPMSTVVEGRWDQVMDVVTSCQQDLAADCDRILVYLRLDCRRNRKDAIQSKVRSVETRLSRK, from the coding sequence ATGAGCACAGAGTCCGAGTCAATGAATGTTCTGGCGGAACTGTCCATTTTTCCCATGGACAAGGGCGAAAGTTTGGCGCCGTTTGTGGCCAGGGCCGTGGCGATTATCCAGCAGAGCGGACAGGCGTACCAGTTTGGGCCCATGAGCACGGTGGTTGAGGGACGCTGGGACCAGGTGATGGATGTGGTGACCAGTTGTCAGCAGGACCTGGCCGCGGACTGCGACAGAATTCTGGTTTACCTGCGCCTGGACTGCCGCCGGAACAGAAAGGACGCCATCCAGTCCAAAGTCCGTTCCGTGGAAACTAGGCTTTCGAGGAAGTGA
- a CDS encoding SLC13 family permease, which produces MTLDQLTISGILLATMAMFIWGKWRHDMVAAGALLACVFTGLVPGAEAFAGFGHPAVITVVCVLVLSHGLEVSGAVDQLARRVLPASAGPTRTIASLTGLGALLSGFMNNVGAMALLMPVGFKASAKLGITPGKVLMPLAFGSILGGTITLIGTPPNLIVSGFRAEAGLGGFNMFDFAPVGLTVTAAGLVFISLIGWRLVPSRKQSDADDFDTAVYTTEVRITEDSKAAGKRLREVERILNEADALIVGMVRNDFRLSAPYPGRLLRVGDILVIQAEPKSLGAALSGLGLKLEENVPPNENDKEKENGEEGQSQAQAKNDNGDAHPSSHAQGREKSQEKQKEEQAEEEGAKSGEVIVQEMVAMPSGIMIGRTARDLELRTRFGINLLAISRRGHRSIRRIRSTAIQAGDVLLMQGNPEVLSGFASEFGCVPLAERKIRVPNKGQAVKASAIMISAVGLAAAGIVPVAVAFATGVLAMMALRVVSLRSVYQSVDWPVIVLLGAMLPVAGAMATTGAADVIARFLLETVAQGHAVLGLAVILVATMLMTDFMNNAATAAVMCPIALSSASQLDVNPDSFLMAVAIGASCAFLTPIGHQNNTLILGPGGFRFGDYWRMGLPTDVLVIAVTLPMLLWVWPL; this is translated from the coding sequence ATGACCCTGGATCAGTTGACGATTTCCGGTATTCTTTTGGCCACCATGGCCATGTTCATCTGGGGCAAATGGCGGCATGACATGGTGGCCGCGGGAGCCCTGCTGGCCTGCGTTTTCACCGGGCTTGTGCCTGGTGCGGAAGCCTTTGCGGGATTCGGGCACCCCGCAGTGATCACCGTGGTCTGTGTTTTGGTTCTCAGCCATGGTCTGGAGGTCTCGGGAGCCGTGGATCAGTTGGCCCGTCGTGTTCTGCCCGCATCCGCGGGCCCGACCAGGACCATTGCCTCATTGACCGGCCTCGGCGCACTGCTTTCCGGATTCATGAACAACGTGGGCGCGATGGCCTTGCTGATGCCGGTGGGCTTCAAGGCTTCGGCCAAGCTGGGGATAACTCCGGGCAAGGTTCTGATGCCCCTGGCTTTTGGGTCGATTCTTGGTGGAACGATTACCTTGATCGGGACCCCGCCGAACCTCATTGTTTCCGGTTTTCGTGCGGAAGCCGGACTGGGCGGGTTCAACATGTTTGATTTTGCCCCGGTGGGTCTGACGGTGACGGCGGCCGGCCTGGTGTTCATCTCCCTCATTGGCTGGCGGTTGGTTCCGTCCCGGAAACAGTCGGATGCCGATGATTTTGATACGGCTGTCTATACGACGGAAGTGCGTATTACCGAGGACAGCAAGGCCGCAGGCAAACGTCTGCGGGAGGTGGAGCGGATTCTGAATGAGGCCGATGCCCTGATTGTGGGTATGGTGCGTAATGATTTCCGGCTCTCCGCTCCGTATCCCGGGCGATTGCTCCGGGTCGGCGATATTCTGGTGATTCAGGCGGAACCCAAATCCCTGGGGGCGGCACTTTCCGGACTGGGCTTAAAATTGGAAGAAAACGTTCCTCCGAACGAGAATGACAAGGAGAAGGAGAACGGAGAAGAAGGGCAGTCCCAGGCGCAAGCCAAGAATGACAACGGCGATGCTCACCCCTCGAGCCATGCCCAAGGCCGTGAGAAAAGCCAAGAGAAGCAGAAGGAAGAGCAGGCCGAGGAAGAAGGAGCCAAATCTGGTGAGGTCATTGTCCAGGAGATGGTGGCCATGCCCAGTGGGATCATGATCGGTCGTACGGCCAGGGATCTGGAGTTGCGGACACGTTTCGGCATCAATCTGTTGGCCATCTCGCGAAGAGGCCACCGATCCATCAGGCGGATACGTTCCACGGCGATTCAGGCTGGAGATGTCTTGCTGATGCAAGGAAATCCGGAGGTTTTGTCCGGCTTCGCTTCGGAATTTGGCTGTGTTCCGCTTGCGGAGCGAAAAATTCGGGTTCCGAACAAAGGTCAGGCCGTGAAGGCCTCCGCGATCATGATCAGCGCGGTCGGCCTCGCTGCCGCCGGAATAGTACCTGTGGCCGTTGCCTTTGCCACCGGTGTCCTGGCGATGATGGCCTTGCGGGTGGTTTCCCTCCGCTCGGTCTACCAGTCCGTGGATTGGCCGGTTATCGTACTTTTGGGTGCCATGCTGCCGGTGGCCGGAGCCATGGCGACTACGGGCGCGGCAGATGTTATTGCGCGATTCCTGCTGGAAACGGTGGCCCAAGGGCATGCCGTTTTGGGTTTGGCCGTGATTCTGGTCGCGACCATGCTGATGACCGACTTCATGAACAATGCGGCCACCGCCGCGGTCATGTGCCCCATCGCTTTGAGCAGCGCATCCCAACTGGACGTCAACCCGGATTCCTTTCTGATGGCCGTGGCCATCGGCGCATCCTGCGCGTTCCTGACTCCTATTGGGCATCAGAACAATACGTTGATTCTTGGCCCGGGTGGATTTCGATTTGGCGACTACTGGCGAATGGGCTTGCCGACTGACGTGCTGGTGATCGCCGTAACGCTGCCCATGCTGCTTTGGGTCTGGCCCTTGTAG
- a CDS encoding bile acid:sodium symporter: MSAFLKKHWFFVGMAVVSALAFVAPGLGMFAKEYNILSYAIFLTFLITGLSLDTRSILEQIRNIRVLTASLLSALVLIPILTALLATLFFGNNVDFIVGSIIIAVAPVTVASGTVMTAMALGNVPLSLFICVLCNFFSLLTIPLMLNGILGVMGDMLHLEEAVSLPVGNILLTLSSIVLLPTILGQIGRPWLKERIVPYKKAFSIFSQSVVLLIIFNAVSSSVGVVGTVGLGFIGLFGFMILLHSLILILNFAISKGIRLDMPSTAAFTIHTSQKTLTISYLVWAGFFSSSFPLAMVPGIAYHVVQMVMDVFVADWFRKRAKRQ, translated from the coding sequence ATGTCTGCTTTCCTCAAAAAACATTGGTTTTTCGTTGGGATGGCCGTGGTTTCAGCCCTGGCGTTCGTGGCTCCCGGGTTGGGGATGTTTGCCAAAGAGTACAATATTCTCAGTTATGCAATCTTCTTGACCTTCCTGATCACTGGGTTGAGCCTGGATACCCGGAGCATCCTGGAGCAGATCAGGAACATCCGGGTGCTCACGGCATCCCTTTTGTCGGCACTGGTGCTGATCCCGATTTTGACCGCACTGTTGGCAACCCTGTTTTTTGGAAACAATGTCGACTTCATTGTTGGTTCGATCATTATTGCCGTTGCTCCGGTGACCGTCGCTTCGGGCACGGTGATGACGGCCATGGCCTTGGGGAACGTCCCCTTGAGCCTGTTTATTTGCGTGCTGTGTAATTTTTTCTCTTTGCTGACCATTCCACTGATGCTGAATGGGATTCTCGGCGTCATGGGCGACATGCTGCACCTGGAGGAGGCCGTCTCCTTGCCTGTGGGCAATATTTTGCTCACATTGAGCAGCATCGTTCTCTTGCCGACCATACTGGGGCAGATAGGCCGACCATGGCTCAAGGAGCGCATTGTACCCTACAAAAAAGCGTTTTCCATTTTTTCCCAGTCCGTTGTCCTATTGATCATTTTTAATGCCGTATCCAGCTCCGTGGGCGTGGTCGGTACGGTGGGCTTGGGCTTTATCGGGTTGTTCGGATTCATGATTCTGCTGCATTCTTTGATCCTGATCCTGAACTTCGCCATCTCCAAGGGCATTCGGTTGGACATGCCCTCCACAGCGGCTTTCACCATCCATACTTCCCAGAAAACCCTGACCATCTCCTATCTGGTCTGGGCCGGTTTCTTTTCAAGTTCGTTTCCCCTGGCCATGGTTCCGGGAATTGCCTACCACGTGGTCCAGATGGTCATGGACGTCTTTGTGGCGGATTGGTTCCGGAAACGGGCTAAACGTCAGTAA